In Pseudoalteromonas carrageenovora IAM 12662, the following proteins share a genomic window:
- a CDS encoding crotonase/enoyl-CoA hydratase family protein, which translates to MIKLEKLNNIATVTLCRAQKQNALSFEMFVQLKKTINNIKQDRSIRAVIIKGEGEHFCAGLDVAGVMASPFNIVKLLFKWLPGNQNLAQKAVLGWQSLSVPVIAQIDGNCLGGGLQIALGADYRIVNNNAKLAIMEARWGLCPDMGANVVLSGLVKRDHAQWLASHANPISAQQAEQLGLVTQLTDDTQTATHTMLNTLLERSPDTLAAIKRITQQSYKLNQRKILAKETFSQVRLLLNPNTKKAIAKAKGKTDITYNNAKRW; encoded by the coding sequence ATGATAAAATTAGAAAAACTAAATAATATTGCTACTGTCACACTTTGCAGGGCACAAAAACAAAACGCCCTAAGCTTTGAAATGTTTGTACAATTAAAAAAAACAATCAATAACATCAAACAAGATCGCAGTATTAGAGCTGTAATCATTAAAGGCGAAGGTGAACACTTTTGTGCAGGGCTTGATGTAGCAGGCGTTATGGCTTCCCCCTTTAACATTGTAAAATTACTATTTAAGTGGTTACCGGGTAATCAAAACCTAGCTCAAAAGGCTGTTTTAGGCTGGCAATCGTTAAGTGTACCGGTTATTGCACAAATAGATGGCAACTGCTTAGGTGGAGGATTACAAATAGCCTTAGGAGCCGACTACAGAATTGTTAATAACAATGCAAAACTTGCCATTATGGAAGCCCGCTGGGGACTTTGCCCTGATATGGGTGCAAATGTAGTACTAAGTGGCCTTGTAAAGCGCGATCATGCACAATGGCTTGCCAGTCATGCAAATCCAATTAGTGCTCAGCAAGCTGAACAATTAGGGTTAGTTACTCAACTCACCGACGATACACAAACGGCAACACACACCATGTTAAACACATTGCTTGAGCGCTCGCCAGATACATTAGCTGCAATTAAACGTATAACACAGCAAAGCTATAAGCTTAATCAACGTAAAATATTAGCTAAAGAAACATTTAGCCAAGTGCGATTACTGCTAAACCCAAACACTAAAAAAGCGATAGCTAAAGCTAAAGGGAAAACGGATATAACTTACAATAATGCTAAGCGCTGGTAA
- the ygfZ gene encoding CAF17-like 4Fe-4S cluster assembly/insertion protein YgfZ: protein MSSVYACPLSHQLISLSGADKLSYLHGQITQDLNKLTSSNYLWAGHCSAKGKLWGVFKLFSYQDSYYLAGSETEVEKSLAELKKYAVFAKVEISECSKRLIGLIGDDLSDVLTHLGIHFEDDTNACDFNNGKALKLAPNRVLLMVDGQFSMPDSISTLDNEALWQQAAMLAGEPQLSSDAVGEYVPQMVNLQAIGGISFKKGCYTGQETVARMKYLGKNKRAMYIVSGQSEGLLEELDLETQLGENWRRAGKLIAQSFDEQSNKLTGLVVLPNDTDVTQVIRAKHAPQVELSILPLPYSLEDE, encoded by the coding sequence ATGTCGAGCGTTTATGCATGTCCGTTATCTCATCAGCTTATTAGCCTCAGTGGTGCTGATAAATTATCTTATTTGCACGGGCAAATCACTCAAGATCTCAATAAATTAACCAGCAGTAATTATTTATGGGCTGGCCATTGCAGCGCTAAAGGTAAACTTTGGGGCGTATTTAAATTATTTTCTTATCAAGATAGCTATTACCTAGCAGGTAGCGAAACCGAAGTAGAAAAGTCGTTAGCTGAGCTTAAAAAGTACGCTGTATTTGCTAAAGTTGAAATTAGCGAGTGCTCTAAACGTTTAATCGGTTTAATTGGCGATGACCTTAGTGATGTACTTACACACCTTGGTATTCATTTTGAAGACGATACAAACGCGTGTGACTTTAATAATGGCAAAGCACTTAAATTAGCCCCTAACCGTGTACTGTTAATGGTAGATGGCCAATTTAGCATGCCCGATAGCATATCAACACTTGATAACGAAGCGCTTTGGCAGCAAGCTGCAATGCTTGCTGGCGAGCCTCAATTAAGCAGTGACGCGGTAGGTGAATACGTACCACAAATGGTGAACTTACAAGCCATTGGCGGTATTAGTTTTAAAAAAGGTTGCTACACGGGCCAGGAAACCGTTGCCCGTATGAAATACCTAGGTAAAAACAAACGTGCCATGTATATCGTTTCTGGGCAAAGCGAAGGCTTACTAGAAGAGCTTGATTTAGAAACCCAATTAGGTGAAAACTGGCGACGTGCAGGTAAACTGATTGCACAAAGCTTTGATGAGCAATCTAATAAATTAACGGGCCTTGTTGTGTTGCCTAACGATACCGATGTAACTCAGGTAATTCGTGCAAAACACGCACCTCAGGTGGAGCTAAGCATTCTGCCTCTACCATACTCTCTTGAAGATGAATAA
- the nadB gene encoding L-aspartate oxidase: MNQNKHHIADVAIIGSGAAGLSLALSLANYCNVTVISKGALTEGSTLYAQGGIAAVFDKKNDSIESHVEDTLDAGGGLCDRDAVHYTASNAHDCLQWLIDQGVPFDMEFDSKGKERFHLTREGGHSHRRILHAADATGKAVQTTLISQVKAHKNITLLEQYNAIDLITDKSADKPGSHIHGMYVWNKKAKKVETISAKFVALATGGASKVYLYTSNPDVSSGDGIAMAWRAGCKVANMEFNQFHPTSLYHPELQNFLITEAMRGEGAYLKRPDGSRFMKDFDEREELAPRDIVARAIDFEMKRLGANCVYLDISHKDKDFIIEHFPTIYAKCLSVGLDITKEAIPVVPAAHYTCGGVMTDFNGKTDLDNLYAVGEVAYTGLHGANRMASNSLLECIVFAHAAAKDILSKIETAPEPMALPNWDESRVSNSDEEIVITHNWHELRLFMWDYVGIVRSTKRLERALHRVELLQQEIHDYYANFRVSNNLLELRNLVQVSELIIRSAMERKESRGLHYTIDYPEQNENPTPTILTPKRS; the protein is encoded by the coding sequence ATGAACCAAAATAAACATCACATTGCAGATGTCGCTATTATCGGTAGCGGCGCAGCAGGCTTATCGCTTGCATTGTCTTTAGCTAATTATTGTAACGTTACCGTGATCAGTAAAGGGGCGCTTACCGAAGGTTCTACCTTGTACGCTCAAGGCGGTATAGCCGCGGTTTTTGATAAAAAAAATGACAGTATAGAATCCCATGTAGAAGATACCCTCGACGCTGGCGGCGGCCTGTGTGACCGCGATGCTGTTCATTACACAGCAAGTAATGCACACGACTGCCTACAATGGTTAATAGACCAAGGCGTGCCTTTTGATATGGAGTTTGACAGTAAAGGTAAAGAAAGATTTCATTTAACTCGCGAAGGCGGTCACAGCCATCGCCGTATTTTACATGCAGCCGACGCAACAGGTAAAGCGGTACAAACCACCCTTATTAGCCAAGTAAAAGCGCATAAAAATATAACCTTGCTTGAGCAATATAATGCAATTGATTTAATTACTGATAAAAGCGCCGATAAACCAGGGTCGCATATCCATGGTATGTATGTATGGAACAAAAAAGCTAAAAAAGTAGAAACTATTTCGGCTAAATTTGTGGCTTTAGCTACCGGTGGTGCAAGTAAAGTATATCTATATACCTCTAACCCTGATGTTTCAAGCGGTGATGGTATTGCAATGGCATGGCGCGCGGGCTGTAAAGTGGCCAATATGGAGTTTAACCAATTTCACCCTACTAGTCTTTATCACCCAGAGCTGCAAAACTTTTTAATCACCGAGGCAATGCGCGGCGAAGGTGCTTATTTAAAACGCCCTGACGGCTCCCGTTTTATGAAAGACTTTGATGAGCGTGAAGAGCTTGCACCTCGTGATATAGTCGCTCGCGCAATCGATTTTGAAATGAAACGCCTTGGTGCTAATTGTGTTTATTTAGATATAAGCCACAAAGACAAAGACTTTATTATTGAGCACTTTCCAACTATTTACGCAAAATGTTTAAGTGTTGGCCTTGATATAACCAAAGAGGCAATTCCGGTTGTGCCTGCGGCGCATTATACCTGTGGCGGTGTAATGACCGACTTTAACGGTAAAACCGATTTGGATAACCTATATGCCGTTGGCGAAGTTGCTTACACCGGTCTTCATGGTGCAAACCGCATGGCAAGTAACTCATTATTAGAGTGTATTGTGTTTGCTCATGCTGCTGCTAAAGATATTTTAAGTAAAATTGAAACAGCACCAGAGCCTATGGCGCTTCCTAATTGGGATGAAAGTCGTGTTAGTAACTCAGATGAAGAAATTGTCATTACCCATAACTGGCACGAACTACGTTTATTTATGTGGGATTATGTAGGCATTGTGCGCTCAACTAAACGTTTAGAGCGAGCACTGCACCGAGTTGAGTTACTGCAACAAGAAATCCACGATTACTACGCAAACTTTAGAGTAAGTAATAACTTACTTGAGCTTCGTAACTTAGTACAAGTGTCTGAACTTATCATTAGAAGTGCAATGGAGCGAAAAGAAAGCCGAGGCCTTCACTATACAATTGACTACCCTGAACAAAATGAAAACCCAACACCGACTATTTTGACTCCAAAGCGCAGTTAA
- a CDS encoding DUF481 domain-containing protein, with protein sequence MRKYLFLILLMISSPSWAVDPFEDFHEYGKLSDEEIHELHKGEMFYGDTEFGLILSKGNTNSTSFKLKGNLYQDFEKWRNQFKIDSLYKRDQNDDTGTTDVTANRIFVSAQGNYKVGVKNSSLFIYGDYEEDEFSGLDFKSTIATGYGARVYQGVKNKVDIDVGPGLYRSVADDESEVSEDEQNKTGYLVRVAMQWERLVSKRTRFNQDVSIEQSLSGLNSRLKSETALISQVIGAVSLKFAYMYRYNSKPEDDNLKYDSELSATLVYSF encoded by the coding sequence GTGCGTAAGTATTTATTTTTAATTCTTTTAATGATTAGTAGCCCTAGCTGGGCAGTTGATCCGTTTGAGGATTTTCATGAATATGGCAAGCTTTCAGATGAAGAAATTCATGAGTTACACAAAGGCGAAATGTTTTATGGTGATACCGAGTTTGGCTTAATTTTAAGTAAAGGTAACACCAACTCCACAAGCTTTAAGCTCAAAGGCAACTTGTATCAAGACTTTGAGAAATGGCGAAATCAATTCAAAATAGACTCCCTTTATAAGCGCGACCAAAATGACGATACGGGTACAACCGATGTAACCGCAAATCGTATATTTGTATCTGCTCAGGGGAACTACAAAGTAGGCGTTAAAAACTCTTCACTTTTTATTTATGGCGATTATGAAGAAGATGAATTTAGCGGCCTTGATTTTAAAAGCACGATAGCAACCGGTTATGGCGCGCGGGTATATCAGGGCGTAAAAAATAAAGTTGATATTGATGTTGGGCCTGGCTTGTATCGCTCAGTTGCAGATGATGAATCTGAAGTGAGTGAAGATGAGCAAAACAAAACAGGTTACTTAGTCCGTGTTGCTATGCAGTGGGAGCGATTAGTTTCAAAACGAACTCGTTTTAACCAAGATGTAAGTATTGAGCAATCACTTTCTGGGTTAAACTCTCGTTTAAAATCAGAAACTGCGCTCATTAGCCAAGTTATTGGTGCGGTATCACTTAAGTTTGCTTATATGTATCGTTATAATTCAAAGCCAGAAGACGATAACCTCAAATACGACTCAGAGTTGAGTGCCACCTTGGTATACAGCTTTTAA
- a CDS encoding HI1450 family dsDNA-mimic protein encodes MSGPRLYTEEEATHQAYDIFLELAPNNLSDKDVEDFNEYREELGFIEEGEPDDQWQDFVALEIEPEHFIQVLVGLEFETDDVLFAKILISRDKDAPFCHILWKETA; translated from the coding sequence ATGTCGGGTCCACGTTTATACACAGAAGAAGAAGCTACTCACCAAGCCTATGATATTTTTTTAGAACTGGCGCCTAATAACCTTAGCGATAAAGACGTTGAGGACTTTAATGAATACCGAGAAGAGTTAGGATTTATTGAAGAAGGTGAACCTGATGACCAATGGCAAGACTTTGTAGCGCTTGAAATAGAGCCTGAACACTTTATTCAGGTATTAGTAGGTTTAGAGTTTGAAACCGACGATGTGTTATTTGCAAAAATTTTAATTAGCCGTGATAAAGACGCACCGTTTTGTCATATTTTATGGAAAGAAACAGCGTAA
- a CDS encoding FKBP-type peptidyl-prolyl cis-trans isomerase has protein sequence MIVAANKVVKMHYSVMDNDGNSIDNSFGGEPLVFIVGTGYLISGLENALQGKQAGDTLSVKVEPEDGYGERHDHLMQAVPKSMFEGMEIEVGMQFRASTDDGDQSVMIIDIQDEEVIVDGNNPLAGITLNFDVEILEVRDASEDEMAHGHVHGEGGCGHDH, from the coding sequence ATGATCGTTGCGGCAAATAAAGTAGTAAAAATGCATTACTCAGTAATGGATAATGATGGCAATAGTATTGATAACTCGTTCGGTGGTGAACCGCTAGTTTTTATTGTTGGCACTGGCTACTTAATTTCAGGCCTAGAAAACGCGTTACAAGGTAAGCAAGCTGGCGATACGCTAAGCGTAAAAGTAGAACCTGAAGATGGTTACGGCGAGCGCCACGACCATTTAATGCAAGCAGTACCTAAATCAATGTTTGAAGGTATGGAAATTGAAGTCGGTATGCAATTTCGTGCATCAACTGATGATGGCGACCAATCGGTAATGATCATCGACATCCAAGATGAAGAAGTTATTGTAGATGGTAATAACCCGCTTGCAGGTATTACACTTAACTTTGATGTAGAAATTTTAGAAGTACGTGACGCTAGCGAAGATGAAATGGCTCATGGCCACGTTCATGGCGAAGGTGGTTGTGGTCACGACCACTAA
- a CDS encoding MucB/RseB C-terminal domain-containing protein, protein MKVITFVLSLVVSVNAFANDTNPAKDLLLKMANAVHTRNFDASFVVVKGKAMEPYRWVHALQGETELEHLSLLNGAGLEMVRVDNQVTYFEPQSQPYSLKTDSIAGPIPEVLFKDIERLSAHYDFVLGGKGRIAGRAAQLVRIESKDEYKYNYWIWLDMESSLLLKAAYVNHEGEALEQLQLTHISVTEQPAAMLLEVLNRNFPTPLPNDALNNNDSTATNWKISWLPDGFELLKSDRHKLDLNNELTDYYLFSDGFVEVSVFIQRPLPGKRLSGALTSGATTVYVHNGGNFDVSVVGNVPSMTAKAIAESVTRAL, encoded by the coding sequence ATGAAAGTAATCACTTTTGTTCTGTCGTTGGTCGTAAGCGTAAATGCCTTTGCCAACGACACAAATCCTGCCAAAGATTTATTACTTAAAATGGCGAATGCCGTTCACACCCGTAATTTTGACGCCTCGTTTGTGGTTGTTAAAGGTAAAGCAATGGAACCCTATCGATGGGTACATGCGCTTCAGGGCGAAACAGAACTTGAGCATTTAAGCTTGCTTAACGGCGCTGGTTTAGAAATGGTTCGTGTTGATAATCAAGTTACTTACTTTGAGCCGCAATCTCAGCCTTACTCTTTAAAAACAGACTCAATAGCGGGTCCAATTCCTGAAGTATTATTCAAAGATATCGAGCGCTTAAGTGCGCATTATGACTTTGTTTTAGGTGGAAAAGGGCGAATAGCTGGGCGTGCTGCGCAGCTAGTGCGAATAGAATCTAAAGACGAGTATAAATATAACTATTGGATTTGGCTTGATATGGAGTCGTCGCTTTTATTAAAAGCAGCGTACGTTAATCATGAAGGCGAAGCACTTGAGCAGTTGCAGCTTACGCATATTAGCGTAACAGAGCAGCCTGCGGCTATGTTACTTGAAGTACTTAATCGTAATTTTCCAACGCCTTTACCAAATGATGCATTGAACAATAACGATAGCACGGCCACAAACTGGAAAATTAGTTGGTTGCCAGATGGTTTTGAACTTCTAAAATCAGACCGCCATAAGCTCGATTTAAATAATGAACTTACAGACTATTACCTGTTCTCAGACGGGTTTGTAGAAGTGTCGGTATTTATTCAGCGCCCATTACCGGGCAAGCGTTTAAGCGGTGCATTAACTTCTGGTGCAACGACTGTATATGTGCATAATGGCGGTAATTTCGATGTATCCGTTGTTGGTAATGTGCCAAGTATGACCGCAAAAGCAATAGCAGAGTCAGTAACCCGCGCATTATAA
- the lepA gene encoding translation elongation factor 4, which yields MKHIRNFSIIAHIDHGKSTLSDRLIQVCGGLTDREMQKQVLDSMDIERERGITIKAQSVTLNYKANDGETYQLNFIDTPGHVDFTYEVSRSLAACEGALLVVDAGQGVEAQTLANCYTAIEMDLEVIPVLNKIDLPQADPLRVAEEIEGIIGIDALDAVQCSAKTGVGIAEVLEMIVKDVPPPEGDKEAPLQALIIDSWFDPYQGVVSLVRIKHGELRAGDKIKIMSNEHVHTADHVGIFTPKQTNTGILRTGEVGFVIAGIKEIHGAPVGDTITHQKNAAPLRLPGFQKIKPQVYAGMFPIASDEYESFRDALNKLSLNDASLFFEPENSTALGFGFRCGFLGMLHMEIIQERLEREYDIDLITTAPTVIYEVVTKEGTTQIDNPSDLPAVNDILEIREPVVEANILVPQEYLGSVITLCVDKRGVQTKMSYHGKQVAVTYELPMAEVVMDFFDKLKSTSRGFASLDYNFKHFQTSDMVRVDILINGERVDALAIIVHRDSAQSRGRQLADALKELIPRQMFDIAIQAAIGQHVIARTTVKQLRKNVIAKCYGGDVSRKKKLLQKQKDGKKRMKQLGNVEVPQEAFLAILKVGK from the coding sequence ATGAAGCATATCCGTAATTTTTCGATCATCGCCCACATTGACCATGGTAAATCGACCCTTTCTGACCGTTTGATCCAAGTTTGTGGCGGTTTAACCGACCGTGAAATGCAGAAGCAGGTTTTGGATTCAATGGACATTGAGCGCGAACGTGGTATTACCATTAAAGCGCAAAGTGTAACGTTGAACTACAAAGCAAATGATGGTGAAACATACCAACTTAACTTCATCGACACGCCAGGGCATGTTGATTTTACTTATGAAGTATCTCGTTCATTAGCTGCGTGTGAAGGTGCATTATTAGTAGTAGATGCAGGCCAAGGCGTAGAAGCGCAAACATTGGCAAACTGTTATACCGCTATCGAAATGGACTTAGAAGTAATTCCTGTACTTAACAAAATTGATTTACCGCAAGCCGATCCGCTTCGTGTAGCTGAAGAAATTGAAGGTATTATTGGCATTGATGCCTTAGACGCTGTGCAGTGTAGCGCTAAAACAGGTGTAGGTATTGCCGAAGTTCTTGAAATGATTGTTAAAGACGTTCCGCCACCAGAAGGTGATAAAGAAGCGCCTTTACAAGCACTTATTATTGACTCGTGGTTTGACCCATACCAAGGTGTTGTATCACTTGTACGTATTAAGCATGGTGAACTACGCGCGGGCGACAAAATAAAAATAATGTCAAACGAGCACGTTCATACCGCTGACCATGTTGGTATTTTTACCCCTAAGCAAACAAATACCGGTATTTTACGTACTGGCGAAGTAGGTTTTGTTATTGCGGGTATTAAAGAAATACACGGTGCGCCAGTTGGCGACACCATTACTCATCAAAAAAATGCAGCACCGCTTCGTTTACCAGGCTTTCAAAAAATTAAGCCACAGGTTTATGCCGGTATGTTCCCAATTGCATCTGATGAATATGAATCGTTCCGTGATGCACTAAATAAATTAAGCTTAAACGATGCGTCGTTATTCTTTGAACCAGAGAATTCGACCGCACTTGGTTTTGGTTTCCGCTGTGGCTTTTTAGGAATGCTACACATGGAAATTATTCAAGAACGTTTAGAGCGTGAATACGATATTGATTTAATTACGACGGCACCTACTGTAATCTACGAAGTAGTTACTAAAGAAGGTACTACTCAGATTGATAATCCATCTGATTTACCTGCGGTAAACGATATTTTAGAAATTCGTGAGCCAGTAGTAGAGGCTAATATTCTTGTTCCTCAAGAGTATTTAGGTAGTGTTATTACGTTATGTGTTGATAAGCGTGGTGTACAAACCAAAATGAGTTACCACGGTAAGCAAGTAGCTGTGACGTATGAGCTACCGATGGCTGAAGTGGTAATGGACTTTTTTGATAAGTTAAAATCAACAAGTCGTGGTTTTGCATCACTTGATTATAACTTTAAGCACTTTCAAACCTCAGACATGGTACGCGTTGATATACTTATTAACGGTGAGCGTGTTGATGCGTTAGCAATTATTGTACACAGAGATAGCGCTCAATCGCGTGGGCGTCAGCTTGCTGATGCGCTTAAAGAGCTCATCCCGCGTCAAATGTTTGATATTGCGATTCAAGCAGCTATCGGACAGCATGTTATTGCGCGTACAACGGTTAAGCAGTTACGTAAAAACGTAATAGCTAAATGTTACGGTGGTGACGTGAGTCGTAAGAAAAAGCTACTGCAAAAGCAAAAAGATGGTAAAAAACGAATGAAGCAACTAGGTAATGTTGAAGTGCCTCAAGAAGCGTTTTTAGCTATTTTGAAAGTTGGTAAATAA
- a CDS encoding FAD assembly factor SdhE: MVEIHSKARIRWACRRGMLELDVLFMPFVEEAYDSLNAKQQAIFQRLLTQEDPDLFAWFMGHEECKDEELNSMVSLILDRVRV; the protein is encoded by the coding sequence ATGGTTGAAATTCATAGTAAAGCACGTATTCGTTGGGCTTGTCGTCGTGGCATGTTAGAGCTAGACGTTTTGTTTATGCCGTTTGTAGAAGAAGCATACGACTCGCTTAATGCAAAACAACAAGCTATTTTTCAGCGTTTACTAACGCAAGAAGACCCTGATTTATTTGCATGGTTTATGGGCCATGAAGAATGTAAAGATGAAGAACTAAATAGCATGGTTTCACTCATCTTAGACCGAGTTCGTGTATAG
- the rpoE gene encoding RNA polymerase sigma factor RpoE, with the protein MSEQELDLVLVKRVQQGDKNAFNLLVKKYQNKIAGLISRYVSNQGDIADVAQEAFIKAYRALPNFRGDSAFYTWLYRIAVNCAKNYLVAQGRKPPANDIDAEDAEFYDGADSMRSNASPENLLLSEEVRAVIFNTIDSLPEDLKTAITLREIEGMSYEEIAVVMDCPVGTVRSRIFRAREAIDNKLNPLIGES; encoded by the coding sequence ATGAGCGAGCAGGAATTAGATTTAGTGCTAGTAAAAAGGGTCCAGCAAGGAGATAAAAACGCCTTCAACCTATTAGTAAAGAAGTATCAAAACAAAATTGCAGGTTTGATCTCACGTTATGTATCTAACCAAGGCGATATTGCAGATGTAGCACAAGAAGCGTTTATTAAAGCTTACCGTGCACTTCCTAACTTTAGAGGGGACAGCGCCTTTTACACGTGGTTATACCGTATTGCCGTTAATTGTGCTAAAAATTACTTAGTAGCCCAGGGGCGTAAGCCGCCAGCGAATGATATAGACGCCGAAGATGCCGAGTTTTACGATGGTGCAGATTCAATGCGTTCTAATGCATCTCCTGAAAACCTACTTTTAAGCGAAGAAGTACGCGCTGTTATTTTTAATACGATTGATAGTTTGCCTGAAGACCTTAAAACCGCGATTACCCTAAGAGAAATCGAAGGGATGAGCTATGAAGAAATAGCCGTGGTAATGGATTGCCCAGTTGGCACTGTACGTTCGCGTATATTTAGAGCCCGTGAAGCAATAGATAACAAATTAAACCCATTAATAGGCGAGTCTTAG
- a CDS encoding SoxR reducing system RseC family protein yields the protein MIEQTLTVVALDGHTAHLEAQQKQACEGCNGRCGSQVFGKLFGTAKKTFPFKFESPVEVGQKVTLSLDDSHMVKHAFAVYMLPLFLSLIFAFIAAQLFIASEGWQILAAVLGGISGYFIAKTRVKSLKHDIKVIKIHPISIPLTQIDGD from the coding sequence ATGATAGAACAGACCCTCACAGTTGTGGCCCTCGATGGCCACACTGCGCATTTAGAAGCCCAGCAAAAACAAGCTTGCGAAGGCTGCAACGGACGTTGTGGTTCACAAGTGTTTGGTAAGCTATTTGGCACGGCTAAAAAAACATTCCCCTTTAAATTTGAATCCCCCGTAGAGGTCGGTCAAAAAGTCACACTGTCTCTTGATGATAGCCATATGGTTAAACATGCTTTTGCTGTTTACATGCTACCGTTATTTTTAAGCCTGATTTTTGCTTTTATTGCAGCTCAGTTATTTATAGCTAGTGAAGGCTGGCAAATTTTAGCAGCGGTTTTAGGTGGGATAAGTGGTTATTTTATTGCTAAAACACGTGTTAAATCTCTTAAGCACGATATAAAAGTTATAAAAATTCATCCAATTAGTATTCCTTTAACGCAAATAGATGGTGATTGA
- a CDS encoding sigma-E factor negative regulatory protein: protein MTKAHVSKLDNEALSALLDGEQHLADATIAEQDVTTFGRYALIGDAMRAQKNNNDIHIDISDRVALALESEPVYADFSQSKAANKPQSSTEKDNNVVAFNWRKPVAQLAIAASVAMFAIVGVNTLPQSNNEQQSEIPLLQTTPLTGMASPVSYSSEPALENAEQGLRELQQQRIGALVLEHQRQARVANSLETAQTSTKASEEKN, encoded by the coding sequence ATGACAAAAGCACACGTTAGCAAGTTAGATAACGAAGCGTTATCAGCATTACTTGACGGCGAGCAACATTTAGCTGATGCAACAATTGCAGAGCAAGATGTAACTACGTTCGGTCGTTATGCGTTAATTGGTGATGCGATGCGTGCTCAAAAAAATAACAACGACATCCATATTGATATTAGCGATCGCGTTGCACTAGCGCTAGAAAGTGAGCCTGTATACGCTGATTTTTCTCAGTCTAAAGCAGCAAATAAGCCGCAAAGCTCAACCGAAAAAGACAACAACGTAGTTGCTTTTAATTGGCGTAAACCTGTTGCACAACTTGCTATTGCAGCAAGTGTAGCGATGTTTGCCATTGTAGGTGTAAACACCTTGCCACAAAGCAATAACGAGCAACAAAGTGAAATTCCATTACTGCAAACGACTCCGTTAACAGGTATGGCATCTCCGGTAAGTTACTCATCAGAGCCTGCCCTTGAAAATGCAGAGCAAGGTTTACGTGAGTTACAACAGCAACGTATTGGCGCGTTAGTTTTAGAGCACCAACGCCAAGCCCGAGTTGCGAATTCTTTAGAAACAGCGCAAACTAGCACCAAAGCGTCTGAGGAAAAAAACTAA
- a CDS encoding CidA/LrgA family protein: MKYLLSSAIILLCLTLAKLVMHFIGGSFPAPLLGMVILLTILLSGIVKEHYVMPCASPILNIMPIFFIPAGVGFIEHIDLIKSNGPFLVSVVLLVPTSTLLLVSAVMAYFKGRDNND; encoded by the coding sequence ATGAAGTACTTACTCAGCAGCGCTATTATATTATTGTGTTTAACTTTAGCTAAATTAGTTATGCATTTTATTGGCGGCAGCTTTCCTGCCCCTCTGCTAGGCATGGTTATTTTACTCACTATACTGTTATCGGGCATTGTAAAAGAGCATTATGTAATGCCCTGCGCATCACCAATCTTAAATATTATGCCAATATTTTTCATTCCTGCAGGAGTCGGTTTTATTGAGCATATAGACCTTATAAAATCGAACGGGCCTTTTTTAGTCTCTGTGGTATTACTCGTTCCTACCAGTACTTTACTGCTGGTAAGTGCGGTTATGGCTTATTTTAAAGGTAGAGATAACAATGACTGA